Proteins from one Panicum virgatum strain AP13 chromosome 7K, P.virgatum_v5, whole genome shotgun sequence genomic window:
- the LOC120643021 gene encoding E3 ubiquitin-protein ligase PUB23-like: protein MERSPAPAPVEVPKFFVCPISLEVMRDPVTLSSGITYDRDSIERWVFTDGHGDCPVTKLPLGAGDLEPTPNHTLRRLIQAWCAAHAVERFPTPRQPVDADRVAALVGAARSGGRPEVMAALRELADIIGESDRNRRCVEGAPGAVEFLVSVVKERAASTSSSKPSGGSQEEESPAHDVLEESPKGTGTSPEEAALSILHSLKLSEETLKRVLESGDDLVDTLASVLQWPSHRARTYGMHLLKAALAATPPSRLSSASAELIEGVVRVVGDRALPPKAVKLALHVLCRLCPWGRNRIRAVEAGAMAALVELLLNEGCGGSTGGKRAGELAAVAIDHLCGCAEGRQELVAHPAGLAAVAWAAPRLSPTGTESAVRALHAVARHSATPAVLQEMLAVGVVARLLYLVQAGAAGERARERAREMLKMHARVWRCSPCLASHLASSYPC, encoded by the coding sequence ATGGagcggtcgccggcgccggcgccggtggaggTGCCCAAGTTCTTCGTGTGCCCTATCTCGCTGGAGGTCATGCGGGACCCGGTCACGCTGTCGTCGGGGATCACCTACGACCGGGACAGCATCGAGCGCTGGGTGTTCACCGACGGCCACGGCGACTGCCCCGTCACCAAGCTCCCGCTGGGCGCCGGCGACCTGGAGCCCACGCCCAACCACACGCTGCGCCGGCTCATCCAGGCCTGGtgcgccgcgcacgccgtcgaGCGCTTCCCCACCCCGCGCCAGCCCGTCGACGCCGATCGGGTCGCCGCGCTCGTcggcgcggcgaggagcggcggccgcccCGAGGTGATGGCCGCGCTCAGGGAGCTCGCGGACATCATCGGCGAGAGCGACCGAAACCGCCGCTGCGTCGAGGGCGCGCCCGGCGCCGTGGAGTTCCTCGTCTCCGTCGTCAAGGAGCGTGCCGCGAGCACGTCGTCGTCCAAGCCTTCCGGCGGATCCCAAGAAGAGGAATCGCCGGCGCACGATGTGCTGGAAGAATCGCCCAAGGGGACGGGGAcctcgccggaggaggcggccctGAGCATCCTGCATTCGCTCAAGCTCTCGGAGGAGACGCTGAAGAGAGTCCTCGAGAGCGGCGATGATCTCGTGGACACCCTTGCGTCCGTGCTGCAGTGGCCGAGCCACCGGGCGCGCACCTACGGGATGCACCTGCTgaaggcggcgctggcggcgacgCCGCCCTCGCGGCTGAGCTCGGCGAGCGCTGAGCTGATCGAGGGCGTGGTGCGGGTGGTCGGGGACAGGGCGTTGCCGCCGAAGGCCGTCAAGCTGGCTCTCCACGTGCTCTGCCGGCTCTGCCCGTGGGGCCGGAACCGCATCAGGGCAGTGGAggccggcgccatggcggcgCTCGTGGAGCTGCTCCTCAACGAGGGGTGCGGCGGCAGCACCGGCGGCAAGCGGGCGGGCGAGCTCGCGGCGGTGGCGATCGACCATCTGTGCGGCTGCGCGGAGGGGCGCCAGGAGCTGGTGGCGCACCCGGCGGGGCTGGCGgccgtggcgtgggcggcgccgcggctgtCGCCCACGGGCACCGAGAGCGCGGTTCGCGCGCTGCACGCGGTGGCGAGGCACTCGGCGACCCCCGCGGTGCTGCAGGAGATGCTGGCCGTCGGGGTGGTGGCGAGGCTGCTGTACCTGGTgcaggccggcgccgccggcgagcgggcgAGGGAGAGGGCGAGGGAGATGCTCAAGATGCACGCCAGGGTGTGGAGGTGCTCGCCGTGCTTGGCGTCGCACCTGGCATCGTCCTACCCTTGCTGA